A genomic region of Salvelinus alpinus chromosome 12, SLU_Salpinus.1, whole genome shotgun sequence contains the following coding sequences:
- the LOC139535722 gene encoding small ribosomal subunit protein bS16m-like, producing MVHLSSFLLKTYHGGHIVIRLAMAGHKQSNRPFYRIVAAYNKRARDSKYIEQLGSYDPLPNIYNEKLVSINSDRIKYWMGCGAHPTKPVAKLLGLAGFFPLHPMTVTETERHRALAELAEEAAPEDGVKQQEL from the exons ATGGTCCATCTAT CATCCTTCCTACTGAAGACGTACCATGGAGGACACATTGTCATCAGATTGGCAATGGCTGGCCACAAACAGTCTAACAGACCTTTCTACCGCATTGTGGCAGCTTACAACAAGCGAGCACGAGACAGTAAATATATAGAACAGCTAGGCTCTTATGACCCCCTGCCAAACATCTACAATGAGAAACTGGTCAGCATCAACTCTGACAGGATCAAGTACTGGATGGGCTGCGGTGCACATCCAACGAAGCCTGTGGCCAAACTTCTAG GACTGGCTGGGTTCTTCCCCCTGCATCCCATGACGGTGACAGAAACAGAGCGTCACAGGGCCCTGGCAGAACTAGCAGAGGAAGCAGCTCCAGAAGATGGAGTTAAGCAGCAGGAACTATGA